In Toxotes jaculatrix isolate fToxJac2 chromosome 20, fToxJac2.pri, whole genome shotgun sequence, the following proteins share a genomic window:
- the phex gene encoding phosphate-regulating neutral endopeptidase PHEX, producing the protein MELEHLGGGGVKPERGNTRLYRIALAMCVSLCAILLLALILVSQKSSQEEFCLTPECIEAGGSILSKMDRSINPCEDFYTFSCGGWLKENPIPEDSSSYGIYPWLRQHVDIRLKELLEAPSHPDELDAVTKAKILYRSCMNETVLEKLDIKPMLKTLKQPEFRWPVVGDGLGGEYQWSASQWSLLKSLAEMRNQHSKSVLIRLYVSPDDKNSSHYIIKLDQASLSLPSREDYTTNTSSAQAYRAALLSLMVDIAVMLGAPEKTALTQMEKALAFETKLAHILIPYENRTSDNMYNRYTISHLQRSIPQFDWLGFVKAVVESKSDPARSISSSEPVIVRAPQYFKELFKLINTTDPRTVANYVQWRTVFSRITTLSRRFLYRYLDYARVTTGTTSLTPRWDKCVNYVENSLVYATGRLFVNTHFQEDKKHMMEELIEGIRWAFIDMLEKENDWMDQPTKKKAIEKAHAVLAKVGYPEFILNDTYLSEDLKELKFDETDYYSNVMQTLKFIAQSDIAWLRKMVPRTEWFTNPTTVNAFYSSSTNQIRFPAGELQKPFFWGREYPRSLSYGAIGVIVGHELTHGFDNNGRKYDKNGNLEQWWSNSSVTAFNEKTQCMIDQYNSYHWEEAGLNVRGKRTLAENIADNGGIREAFRAYRRWVDESRGGVEEPLLPGIGLNNNQLFFLSYAHVRCNSYRPEAARDQIQSGAHSPPKYRVIGAMSNYEEFRKAFSCPESSVMNRGEHSCRVW; encoded by the exons tcTCTCAGAAATCCAGTCAGGAGGAGTTCTGTCTGACCCCAGAATGCATTGAAGCAG GGGGGTCTATTTTGAGTAAAATGGATCGGTCCATTAATCCCTGCGAGGACTTCTATACTTTTTCCTGTGGAGGCTGGCTGAAGGAGAACCCAATCCCTGAGGATTCATCCTCATACGGCATCTACCCCTGGCTGCGGCAGCATGTCGACATCCGGCTCAAAG AGTTACTGGAAGCTCCATCACACCCTGATGAACTGGATGCAGTGACCAAAGCTAAGATCCTCTACCGCTCCTGTATGAATGAGA CTGTGCTGGAGAAGTTGGACATTAAACCGATGCTGAAAACACTTAAACAGCCAGAGTTCCGGTGGCCTGTTGTGGGGGATGGGCTCGGCGGGGAGTATCAGTGGTCGGCAAGTCAGTGGAGCCTCCTGAAGTCTCTGGCAGAGATGAGGAACCAGCATAGTAAGAGCGTCCTGATTCGCCTGTACGTCTCCCCTGATGACAAAAACTCCTCACACTACATCATCAAG CTCGATCAGGCGTCCTTGTCTCTTCCCTCCAGGGAAGACTACACCACCAACACTTCCTCTGCCCAGGCG tACCGTGCAGCCTTGCTCAGTTTGATGGTGGATATAGCCGTTATGCTGGGCGCTCCAGAGAAAACAGCACTGACCCAGATGGAAAAGGCTCTTGCCTTCGAGACCAAACTGGCTCAT ATCCTGATTCCCTATGAAAACCGCACCAGTGACAACATGTACAACAGATACACAATCTCTCACCTGCAGCGCTCCATACCACAG TTTGACTGGCTGGGTTTTGTAAAAGCTGTGGTGGAGTCTAAAAGCGACCCGGCTCgatccatctcctcctctgagccCGTCATCGTCCGAGCCCCGCAGTACTTCAAGGAACTTTTCAAGCTCATTAACACCACAGATCCCAg gacTGTAGCAAACTACGTACAGTGGAGGACTGTTTTTTCCAGGATCACCACTCTGAGTCGTCGTTTCCTCTACAGATACCTCGACTATGCTCGG GTAACCACAGGAACCACCTCTCTAACCCCGCGCTGGGATAAGTGTGTGAACTACGTTGAGAACTCACTTGTTTATGCCACCGGGCGCCTTTTTGTCAACACACACTTCCAGGAGGACAAGAAACACATG atggaggagctgatcgaGGGCATTCGCTGGGCTTTCATTGACATGCTGGAGAAAGAGAACGACTGGATGGATCAACCAACGAAGAAGAAAGCCATAGAAAag GCTCATGCAGTCCTGGCGAAGGTTGGCTACCCCGAGTTTATTCTGAATGACACCTACCTCAGTGAAGATCTAAAGGAG CTAAAGTTCGACGAGACGGACTACTACAGTAATGTGATGCAGACGCTGAAGTTCATTGCCCAATCTGACATCGCCTGGCTTCGAAAGATGGTGCCACGTACGGA GTGGTTTACAAACCCAACAACTGTGAATGCCTTCTACAGTTCTTCCACAAATCAAATCA GATTTCCTGCTGGAGAGCTTCAAAAACCCTTCTTCTGGGGAAGAGAGTATCCAAG ATCTTTAAGTTATGGTGCCATCGGGGTGATAGTTGGACATGAATTAACACACGGCTTTGACAATAATG GTCGCAAGTACGACAAAAACGGAAACCTTGAACAGTGGTGGAGCAACTCATCTGTGACAGCCTTCAATGAGAAGACCCAGTGTATGATAGACCAGTATAATAGCTACCACTGGGAGGAGGCAGGCCTAAAT GTGCGGGGTAAGAGAACTTTGGCAGAAAACATAGCAGACAATGGAGGAATAAGAGAAGCGTTCAGG gcATACAGGCGGTGGGTAGATGAGAGCAGAGGTGGTGTGGAGGAGCCTCTGCTGCCTGGTATCGGACTGAACAACAACCAACTGTTCTTCCTGAGCTATGCACAT GTGAGATGTAATTCATACAGACCAGAAGCAGCCAGGGACCAGATCCAAAGTGGAGCCCATAGTCCACCAAAATACAG AGTTATCGGAGCAATGAGTAACTATGAAGAGTTTCGGAAAGCGTTCAGCTGTCCTGAGTCGTCAGTTATGAACCGAGGAGAACATTCCTGTCGGGTGTGGTGA